caatcttAGTCTAATCAAATAAGCATTTGCGTTTACAAACCGGCTTGAATAGATTCAACTCGATAACCGCTAAACAGCTCAATGTTCCATGATGATAACCCTTTCGTATGGAGCATACATGCTCGAACCCCTCAGGCCTTGGCACAGGTTCTCTGTTTATGGCATGAATTAGGGCCACTAAATACCCTCAATCACCGGTGCCTCACTGCCTCACTGCCCGCAGTCACGCACGTCTCGTCTGGTTCCTGCAGAGGTAGTTTGCTTTTTACTCGCGACGCTTGAGAGGGCCTAAGGCGAGCTGTCCATGTCCACTCGGCATCCCCGCTGCCTACATATCTAATTAAGAATCACTGGCTCTCTTTGTACCGCCTCGTCGAAACGtgtttttcgatttgttttccaactTCCTCGAGGCATAAGTGTTCCGTAGTAATTGAATTACCTCGAGAGTCGTCGCGAGGTGCGACCGCATAAGAAAGTGGAGCACCATGCGGTGGTAATCGCTCACAAATCGGGCGCGcagcggaaaatggaaattgaaaaccgTCACCTCTCGGTCTGGAGGATGAAGCAGGTTTTATTGCGTTCGCCAGGGGGGTCTATCGGTCCAACCGGGAATGTTATCAGATTTTGTGGCCATAAAGTGTTTCCAGTAGCTTCCTTCCATTAGCTCACTATTTGCTTCATCTGTGAGAAGTTTCGGCAAGTCCGGCGACCGATCCGGTGATGATCGCGAGATAgcgccggcaccaccaccgtttgctGTCTGCTACCTTCACACGCCAAAGACGAACGATCGGCACGCACCGGGAGCCTAATTTATGGTGcgggatgctgtgtgtgttctttCGAAAGCATTTGGCCGGTTTTGCCAATTCGATGGAATTTACTCGAACTCGTTCGAGTCAACCGAAGGTCCGTGGGACTCCCTTGGATTTATAAAACTCGAACCACCTCGAACCGATCTTGGGATCGCTTGGGAAAGCGCGCGGTTATATGGTCCCAGTAGGCTCGTGGCGATATATCGTAATAAAAACTTGTCCGCCTTTCTGCCAAGCACAACCctctcggtggtggccactgccCCTGACCTGCGGCACGGTTCAGGTGTAATTTATGCAAGCCACCTCACCGGCGTCGGTTTAGGCGTCGAGTGGGACACTAAAGGCCCTCTTGTCAGCACTACACCGTTCAGAGCTCCGTTCTATGCTCACGTTCCAAGCACCTAAACacactgtcgctgctgctttttgtCGGGATTGTCATCGCCTGCTGGGGTATCTAAGCGCACCGGAGCGCGTATTAAGACGTAAGAGTtgcattacacacacacacacacacacacacacacgagagacgTGGCCAGCTCATGGAATGCAGAATGTGCAGTCGTGCTCGGTGTCCTTTACCTTTACAGTTCCTCGCGCGGTCACGGCAGTTATGAGAGAAGCTAATTAGTATTTAATGGAGGTTTTCATATCGGACTTATTCCGCTTGTCTGCGTGAGCCGGACGACTTTGTCACCAACCGAGTCGCTGCCAGTCACCGTCGTTAGCGAGGAAATGGACTGGACAGCCATCGGAACTCTAGGAATGTATGCACGCCGTGTCCGTCTGGCGTCTGTGTAGTTGGGGATCGTGCAGCCGGCGTCTGGAACGTTGCATATTTTAGCTCGAGCAGTCGGACataccgaggaggaggagtagaaggagaGTCTTCGATTGGGAAGCATTCCTAGGGAACTATTGCGTTGAATCGTTGGATCCGATTAATAATTGAAGAAACATTATTCAAATCAACTTAGAGGTCAATTTTCTCTAAGCTGATCATAAAGTGCAGTTCAAACGCGAGCTGCAGAAGCCACAATTGAGCTTCTGCAGTTCGCGTGGGGATAGCTAGTGGCTGACCTTGTCTGTTGCATTACGTAGCTTACTGGTGTGCTCAATTGCAGCATAAGAGTGGACACCGCTGTGCTTTAAAATGGCCAGCTTTATCTGCAACGATCTGCAGATCACAGCGTGAAGGCAGTGCCGAGACCCCGGACACCGGGAATTGCAGGTGCGCTGACAGGTCATAAAGAGATCGAATTAATGTTAATCGCGCGAAGCCTAGCGGGAGACCGAGCGAAGACCGACTGACGCGTTGAAATTCGGTCTGCAAATATGATATCTCCGAGTGGCTCTCCAACGATGGTTGCGATCGATGCAGAACTGGCTTCTCccgctgttactgctgctgctgctgctggaatgtgcCAACAAACAGCGATCGGAGCAAACAGGTTTTAATATCTACTGATAAGAGAGAGATTTCACATCTAGAGCTGGATCTATTAATCTTCAATCCCCGTAATGTGCCACGCACTCTTCGATCCGGCTtttcttatctctctctctcatggcTCTCTGCTGACAAGAAAACCACTTCATCCATCCTGCTGCATCGAGAATatcatgcgatgcgatcgcgcAAGTACgctgttttcttgttttctatCTAGCAGATAGCATTAAGCATAACATGTCGTCACCTTGCCCTCGTGGCCtttctcctctctcgctcactcgtctAACTACGAAGCCGAGAAGAACTCCATAAATCAAACGTCGATCGCAGTGTCACCCACGTGCTGCGCCCGTGGGGAGCGCCCGTtggggaaaatggtgaccaaTCGATAAGGGAAATcagttttccaattaaaattaaattgtgTACTTCCCATAATTGACGGTAATATATTTGCGTGCCCACGCAGGTCCGTGATCGACGCCAGTTGGGCatgttcctcctcttcatcacCCCCCACCATCACACCATGCGCCCGTTGGCGAGAAACAAGTAAAACGAGTGTTTTGCGGTGGTTTGGCGTTTTATGAATGACACTCCTAAATGGGTGCATGCAAAAACGGTTGGCGGAAAACATATTGGAACCTCATTTTTCATGCCTTTTTAACGGTCAGCACACCGAACACCCGAGTGGTGCGGTTTTGACTTgagctattttttttttgtgagagGAAGGAGAAACCAACGATACCTCAACCTTTCGACGGAATTGTTATAGAGCCACATCATAAGCGTCAGTTCGCTGAATGTCATGATTATGCATTCTCTTTTCACAATCCAATGGATTGCACCACATTGACCAATGCACCATATGCACTCACAACCCGTGCATCACCATCTCTAACAATAATCCTACGCAAAACACATCGCGCTTATGCGCCTGTAATGAGCCTCATAATTGGGGGCTTAATGGCGCCAAAAGGCTACAATAGAATTGCTCATCCGAGCATGCGACACGAGATCCTTTTGTTTACTGGTTTCCGATGAACTCGACGCcatgacatcatcatcatcatcaccagcctCATCGTAGCAACCACGCCAATGGGCACTGTCACTACGGACAAAAGAAATATGTAAACCAAAGTAGCATTGGCCTACTCTTGCGAGATTGATACATCGTATTGACATGAGCTCGTATAATGAATGGTTTTGGATGCAACGTCGAGTCCCATATGCTGATTGCGGATGTTCCCCTTTTCTGCAGTCGATAAATGATTACCAGCCCAGGGTGCTAGCGCATAATGGAGTTGCATGTTGAATTGAATGGGCTTTCGAACACGATGATAGTGTATCCATACTAATCATGATCATTACGTACTATGTTGCGTGATCTTGTGCGTTTCATCCGGTACGATCCGCTCTTCGCTCACTTGACACATCCATTTGCAGCATATCAATTACCTAGTTTTATCGAAGAAATATGTTGACTTCACGGTAATAACTTCATTCGTTTTGCATCTTTCTTCACCGCACACAGATCATAGCAGCCCTCGCCGTTTCGTTGGGACCGCTGGCGGCTGGCCTCGGTAAAGGCTACTCCAGCCCAGCCATCGACAGTCTGCAGGACCTACGGGGCAACTTTACGCACTTTTCGGTGAACGATCAGCAGGTCAGCTGGATAGCGAGTCTGTCCCTTCTCGGTGCCCTATTTGGTGGCATGTTCGGTGGTCTGGCGATGCAATTCGGCCGGAAGCGAGTGCTCACCCTCATGTCGCTGCCCTTCTCCATCTCCTGGATTCTGACGATGTTCGCGAAATCGGTCGAAACCATGTTCGTGACGGCGTTCGTCGGTGGATTCTGCTGTGCCATCGTGTCCTCGGTCGCGCAGGTTTACGTGAGCGAGATAGCGTCACCAGACATCCGGGGGTTTCTCAGTGCAATCCAGAAGATTGCGGGACACTTTGGCATGCTAATCTCGTACCTCGTCGGTGCGTACCTTGACTGGCGCCAGCTGGCAATGCTGATCGCGATGGCACCGATCATGCTGTTCATATCTGTGATCTACATACCGGAAACACCGAGCTTCCTAGTGTTAAGAGGTTGCGACGAAGAGGCACACCGGTCAGTGGCCTAGAAACGGAcatcgagaagaagcagatcaCTAACGTCGCTCCCCTTTTCTCTGCTTTACAGCTCACTACAATGGTTGCGAGGACCGCACAAGAACGTCGAGCTAGAGCTGGACACGATCCGCTCGAATGTACGTACGTCGAGAATGAATCTGTTGAATCGCATGACACCTTCATCGGttgctaccagcagcaacggagttACTAACGGGATGCCAAATGGCGATACCGCCCAACAGCTCCCGTTCGCTGAGCAGCGCGGTCGCCGCGGTCTACGCGACTATCTGGAGCTGGTCTCCTTCGAAGCGCTCGTAGTGAACGTCAAGTCGGTTCTGCGCAACGTTCGTCTAGTCAAACCAATCCTCATCACCTGTGGACTCATGATTTTCCAGCGATTCACGGgtgagtcgagtcgagtctaGAAATAACATCATCCGGGAACATCAACATAACGATCTTCTTCTCTGCCCACAGGTGCTAGCTCATTCAACTTCTACGccgtcaccattttccggaaaaCGTTTGCCGGTATGAACCCGCACGGTGCCGCCAttgctgttggttttgtgCAGTTGCTGGCTTCCATGTTGTCCGGTTTGCTGATCGATACCGTCGGTCGTATACCGTTGCTGATCGTGAGCAGCATCTTCATGTCACTCGCGTTGGCCGGTTTCGGATCGTGCGTGTACTATGGCGAAACGAGCAAGATGCTGCTAGCTGCTGGCAATGGCGCACTGGCCGATGTGGCCGTTGCCAATGGTCAGAACGACTGGATACCGCTactgtgtgtgctcgtgtttACGGTGGCGTTCGCGTTGGGCATATCGCCCATCTCCTGGCTGCTCGTCGGTGAACTGTTTCCACTGGAGTACCGTGCCATCGGTAGCTCGATCGCTACCAGCTTTAGCTACTTCTGCGCGTTCCTTAGTGTTAAAACGTTCGTGGACTTTCAGGTGAGTTTGCGATTTTCTCGTATGATACGTCCGGCCCTAACTTCTCCCTGCTCCTCTTCTGTTGCAGAGTTTTCTGGGACTTCACGGTACGTTCTGGCTTTACGCGTGCATCTCCTGCGTGGGGCTGTTCttcgtggtgatggtcgtaCCGGAAACGAAGGGTCGCGACCTGGAAGAGATGGATCCGCGATACGTGCGAACGCTTACGATCAATCGATGAGACATGGGTACACACGTAGAGTATTTAGTATAGTATTTAAGGGATATCCAGCTGTTCTTTGCCAGCGCCGCTTTGGCCGCACTCTGCTTCGGGTCGCCTGTATGTGtgaatgtatgtatgtgtgtgcgtgtgtgtctgtatgagtGCATCCGAGTGTATGATCTGGTCAGTATTGCGGAGCCGGTGCAATCGGTGAGCGAATTCAGTTCTCCGTTCAACTAGTGGTATGATGCAACCcgcagtagctgcagcagcagcagcaagattaCACCATCGGGGTGTGGACATACCAGGATCCGTTTAACGCACAACAAGTATTAGCAAAATGGACAACCAAACGTGGCACCGAACGCACCGGTCTATCCGCGGAGGGGCGCGTCTATCCGAAGAATCCGCTTGGTTTCgtatttttcgaaatcaaTCCCTTCGTTCATACTTTTCCTTCGCCAAGAAAATCTCCTTCGAATGCGCTCTCAGAATGATGCTTTTAGTGTAGAGTGTAAGCGCTAGGTAGTAGCTAGCGCTGCTAGCGAATAGTAATAGCACCAAGTGGTTCCTGCTGTAATGCATGCTGCAACGATTAAGATGAAGTCAAACTCCGGTCCAGTTTGTGTGGGTACAGGAGAGTAACGTAATCCGATGGTGAAGCGCGGCAAAAATATCGTGTCAACTTCGACAACCAACGTGGCCAATGTGAGGGACGACCGGGACCCTTGGTCTAGCGTGTCCTTAACGAAACTAGCGAGACAATAATTTATGAAGTAGAACACAAATGGTACACTGTAGACAGTGAATCGAAACAGTGAATGGGGCCGGAAACAGTTCGATCTTTACGCTTTTACTGTTCGCTGATAAATgtaaaaagagagggagagagagaagagagagagagagagagagagagagagagagagagagagagagagagagagagaaagaggaagttAAAAAGAATAAATAATTAGCGAAGCATATACAGAAATCAAAAGAAGCCCCgtcaaaaatgtatttttactTGGATAGAGAATGCGGGAAGCAGAGATTGGTCGGCAGTAGAAAACTGCGAACAAGCTGCTAAAACATAATCGAAGCTTGATATAGTACTGAGATAGCCTCTAATAAACGTTAAAATCAAGCAGAATAgacagaaacaaaacagagaacTTTATATATAAAACGAGTCTAAACAGATAAAACGAATTATATATACATATGAAGAAGGCAGAATAGGAAAgtgtaaaaaaagggaacttaGGAGCAGACGTACTTAGCGAGATACGAGAGCAATGAGATCAACACGTTCAATTACTTATTCAATCGCAGCGCTGCGCAAAGTAAGTGGAAAGGTTAACTATTACTTCTAGCGTGATCAAGCGCAATGCAACAGCAATGGCCAGAACATTATGCATTTATCTTACTAAaaactcgctctctttcttctttcgacTTGCTTGAGTCATTGCTTGCGAACACATGCAAAATAGATGGTGAAGATGGCAttcgtaaaacaaaaaactcgtGGAAAAGTGCGAAACGATGCGATTCGTACTCTAACCGACATATCTTCCATATTATCACAAGAAGTACAAGAACGGTTCGgacaagcaccagcaccagagaaCACCAAAAGTGGCTACCGACAAACCGATTCGTTCACCTGATTCGTGGAGCTCCAAGCTTCATTTGACTACTATCCCTAGAGATTCTCCTAAAGAACCGCCATCGTGCTCTGGTGTGGTTGTATTTATCAAAAATCTTAGTACAAAATTTGTTATCACCACAACCTCCACTATCACCAGATTACGGATTGAATGGATTTAGAGCATCGTTTACTTGTCCCCGTTGATGAATCCACACTTTAAGCAGGATCGACCAAAAAGTAGCAGCACGTTCGTTCAACTCATAAGCCGAACTCGCATAACGCATATCgtacaaaaaaataatagtccattctttctctctctctattagTCCGTTGATGATGTTTAAATTCTTTACTACTACAACTGTTCCTGttctaaaaaaaaccaaaccatcccGGATCACTACTTAACGGAGTCCGCGAGCTGTTCGCAAATGTTTTTTAATGGCAATCTGCTGGCGATCTGCAAATGAGAATAATCGTGGTAAAATCATGACAATAATAACTAAAAGTGTTCAGCGGAGAAGAAAGTAGTAGATACAGGATGACCAAAGTGATCCGATCGCCCCAATCGCCTCTATCACTGTCAAATGTGAGGACGACAATAAGTAGCGTGAGATGTGCAGCATATGGTGACTGTGACTGTGGATAGTAGTGGTCAAGTTGTAGAACCGAATCGATGATAGGCTCATTCaatgaaaaatcgaaacccacacacacacactcacacacatacaatctcTAATCTTATCGCCAGTAAGGAAATAGATCCTTTTTTAAGATGATTGACGACATAAAGCgaatcttaaaaaaaaaagcagaacgCAACTCAAACTCAAATTCAAACGTTAAACATAGCTCTTACTACCCTATTAGGTACATGTACAAAGATTCCTCCGTACTTATCCCTAGCCTGGCATATTGTTTGCCCTCCTCTGTTGTGTCCCCCTTAGTCGCAGCTTTTGAAAGAAGAATGGATAAATCCCTAtgtaaatgatttttaaaatatctaGCTGCTCATCTCCTACTGTTCGCGCATCGCTAGTGGCCAGACAGAGAAAAAGTGAAGGCAGATGAGCATAGCTCAGCTTCGATCCAGTTTTGCTTGCGCTCGTGTGCGTTGAGATAGAGAGCTGAAAAACGCTAGCTTAGTGAAATGGAATCCTCCTTGCAATATTGTACTTACAATGGTGTACAACCAACTTATGTATCCCACAGTCCCTCTGTCGCGTCGCGAGTCGCTTCATCAGTTGTACTGTATGATTACTTTCTAGTTTACAATGCAATGTCTATTAAGCAGATTGTGCAGGTTAAGCTGACCGGTAGGAGAAAAGATTCAAACCCCGTAACCACACTATTaaagtttctttttatttaacAGAAtctgatttatgttttcctttatttATATTCGTTGTATtactttcgtttttcgtttgcaaCGGTTTCCACCCTTTTCCCGATAAAACCAGGGAGTCCCTATAGATGACAATACATGTGAACGAGCGCGTTCGGGCTTGTGAAAATattctaaaacaaaacataacgaAAGAACACAATTCAAAGCGAGTAGCTATTAGAAGAAAGAAATGTGAATACATATTAGTCATGACTTTTTCTTTTGTAGCAAACTGAGAGACAAATGATAGacgttcgatttttttctggAATACTTCGCGAGGAACCTGCTAGCTGAAAAGTGAAGATCGGCAGTGAAGTTGCAAGAACAATACGCACAAGAAACCCCCGTCTCACATGCTGATCCACGtaaaggaaaatcgaaacagaGGTAAATagtcaaacaaaccgaaaagagaaaaacaaagaattaTACCGAAACTCCAAGAAAGTAGCTTTAAATGTGACAATAAAAATGATAGTTGTTTACTAACGCGTACTATAAACCTCTAAATCCAATTATCAATACCGAGAATCACTTCGGTTGAGAAAGGCCCACCCGAAGCCCGTGGCCGGGGGACAGTATAATATTGcaattaaatcaatcaattccaaTTTAGCGTAAAACGAATCTCTAAAATGAAGCAAACCATTGTAGATGCTAATAAGTAGATGCCTATAGCAAATAGTACGAAATTAACGAATTATGGAATCTGATCAGCACCCTTCATGCCAAGCGTCCGGAGGACGATGCGGCTTTATAGTTTATAGAATCGAAATAGTGTTGCGTTACGTTACGATTTCTCATGCACAGAGATGGCTTTGAAAGCTGCATGCAATCGCCAACCGGCCTGTTTAAAAGGATTTTCAAGAAGCCCTTCTTGTTATAGTAATTTCTGATTTAACTGTGACCGTTGTTTGTTGGATTTTAAGCAGAACTTTTACTTCGATATCCGCTTCAGCAGCAGTTAATAGGGCGAAGGTAGACAGGCAGAACCTCCGAATATCCAAGACCGTCTGTTAACGGGCTAATACGTGTTCAAACCAATTTGTCATTGTAATGTACACACCACAGCGAGTGAGGTGAGGCCTTTTACTAGGCGATACCCAttaagaagcagcagcagcagcagcagcagatagctTGTGCGCGTTAAAAAAATCTGTAACTCAAAACCAAGTATTATTAGAAATGAATAGACATACAGGCCAATCAACTGGATGATGGagattgggggggggggggaagttATAGCCAAGCATTTTCTAACGAATGTTAATCCTTTAGAGCGTTTTATGTTGCGTTtagctccggtccggttcgagGAGGGTCCGGTTGATGCGAGATGGACGAGGTACGGTTTTGTGTAATTACTCCAGAGCTGAGATCGACATGAAAACAACAGTGCTGTCCAGAGACTCTAAATAAATCGAAATAATGAAAGCACCAAGTACACACAATGCTTTCGTTTCAGTTCATTCCGTTTCACTAGCAATCAAATCGTAACACAATTTGTAAGTAACACCTATGGTACTCACGCCAGTTCTTAAGCTGCACGATACTTTTCTCACCCCGCATCGAATGCACTAATCTCTAGCAAAAAGGATTCAGAAGATGGTTCACGGAATTCGGTTGGAATGGGAGAATCCTTAACAAGTACCTGACGCTTTAGCATCAAACACAAAGGGGTGCTACTGCCGCTGTCCTTAGCGATGTGTCGCATGTCCATCGAACTCAACCGCTAAGATGATCGACGCGGTGGGTCCGGCAGCCTGTCATTTGCCAGGTATAATTGGAAGGAACACCTCAGCTGTGCAACAACGTAATAGGATTACGAATACAAGCCACAACAGACATGACGCAAGTTTCCGGTCTAGCTAGCCTGGCTAGATATTATTCAATCCGAAAACCTTCATTCTCGCTGTGCCTTCGCCCGCAAAAGCTATAGTTTGTATTACTTAACAGTTGTGTGTTCAAGCCCCGGTGTAAGCGGTTATAATGGAACACAAATTAGCTACATCAGTACCGTTGCGCGCCGTTGAAGCGGGTCCTAGGAAGGCGCTTGCTTATAAAATACCTTTGCAATGTAGCAAGCTTCTACAGTATACTCGTACGACGCGGATTGCACAGATGATTCAACCGACGCGCGTTCTAAAGCTGGCGAAGGAAAAGGGCCAAAAATTGTTCTCGCTCGAATCGGAACGTTTCCACTGCCGACTTGAGAAGCTACGAACCGTCAAGCACCGTGGGTACAGTGAGTTGAAGCCAAAAATATTCCCCAAACAGATGGGAACCATGTTCCTATCGACGGTTGTCGTGGCTAGTGAggagcaacatcaacatcgcaACTTTAacgccggtttcggttcgacTGCTTCCCTCAAGCGACACCGGATGGATTGGACGGAGAAGTATCAACGCAACAAGCCAGGATACGCCACAGACGATTCAATTGGAGTTGAAAGTGGTATAGATAGTTCGCCGCGAATACACGTgatcggtggtgttggtgcaacGACAAAGTCCCACAAGGATGGCAAAACTCCGAGGCGCGTGATACTCAGACCCGATGGTGTCACTGTCGCATCCGTGATGCTCACCTATCGAGAAAAACTGTTCTACAACAATAGACAAGACAACAATTGTACTGATGTGTAGTGATGTGGCGTCTTCATTGAGTTGAGAGCCAGCATTTTCATTAGACAGTGTCCGAAGTGCTAGCCAAGACTATCCATTCCCATCTCAATGCGTGGTTCTGATGGTTCTATACTGTttaagaaaaccgaaacatttGCGAATAAAATAAGTTATCTAAATAATGTATCTACTACTGCTTTCCATGCTTTGCGTACTCACATATGAAGCAGATTTACGAACGCCACTTTTTCTTTCGATTACATATTGACGTCAATAATAATGGCATACAGGGAATATCGAATGTTTCTCGCCAAGTGTATTTCCTCTACCCTCCGATGATATCGATTTCTTATTTCTTAATTCCTTCACAAGAGTCCTATGAATGCACTCCTTCCATCTTCGATTGATTTACGCACTATAAAATGTTTGTCGTAAATAACGTACAAAAAACCAATGGATTTCGACTGTGAATTCGAGCTCATCCCTTCTCCTTTCTAGGAGAACGTGCCTGGAAAGCGTAATCAGGAACGGATGACACGAAGCACGATGAATTCAAAAGTGAAAATGGTGATGAAGGAATTAACAATTAAATAGCAATAACTTCTACTTTGGACTTAATCGTTTCGACTAAACACTCCCTTCATCCCGATTTATATACAGTACACCATGCGAAAGTGAGAAAAGATTTCTCAAATGCATTCCACCACACTAACGATGACTCTATTCCCCATATCCCATGTCCCcctgtgtgtcctgtgtgtgtgtgtgtcctaaGCGTTATGTGAGGATGAGGATTGTCTATGTAACAAGTTTAAAATTACTCACTAGCTTGCTTTATTGCTTAGACCTTTTCGTATCGCTGCTGGTAGTAAGTGCCGTCGAAAGTAGAACGAATTTTAGAAAGGGTaacgatcgaagcaaaattTAACTGAACCTAACAAAACCATCGTGGATTGCCATTTCTGGCCTTAAGCCGTAAGTAGGAGGTAAAGGTGTGGTCCTTCGAAATGCACCGCAAATGGTTTATAAAAAGACGAGGAGATGGCTACGCCTCTCACTCCTGCTTGGGATGAGACGTCGGTACGTCAGCCATCGTGTCCgtttcatcatcgccaccccCCTCGTTCTTTGGTCGGGACCATTTGATCATCGTTTCTGGTGAGCGGTACAGGAAGAGCAATTTGGCAAACAGGTCCTCCTCCAGCGTGAACTCGCACGATTCGCGCACAAGATAGATGTCGAGACAGAGCTGCAGAACCCGATCGACGTACGGTAGATCTTCGAACATAATCTTTGAACTGGCACCGGAGAAGATGCTGGTGCGCAACATGCGCGAAAACACGAGGATCATAGTCGAATAGATACCGATGATGCTGTGATACGAAAAATCAGTCAACATGAGACACTGTTCGCAATATTGTTTGGCGCTAGGACACATACCCTCCGGCGGCGATGGAGCTAATGGTGCTGGGGAATATCTTATCGTTGAACATGTACATCACCAGATAGTTGGCACAGTCGGCGTACGGCAATCGGGATAAATATTTTTCGTACAATGTATCAGTGCACTCTTCCCTCGTTTCCCACCATTGGAACATCATCGCGTTGGTGTCACTAGATCTCAAAAGCCGTATCTTCAAATTCCGATAATTACCATCATCCGTATCAGCTGCGAAAGAAATAAGTGAAATAAGTCGCGATAATATACTTCTCTCAACATTCTCGGATCATGATCACCAATAAAAAGATACTCACAATCCACATTTTTGATCAGCTGATGAATCGGTCG
The sequence above is a segment of the Anopheles darlingi chromosome 2, idAnoDarlMG_H_01, whole genome shotgun sequence genome. Coding sequences within it:
- the LOC125959039 gene encoding uncharacterized protein LOC125959039 is translated as MERTEQPYSFQQHHNRLSDTMAALATSGKFMISHLQPHAQHLPHLVKPGIDHYPQSYCTPSELYIDPYLSGGGGGVGGGTGQLLDPTARYGPNLLTRYDPGSNPASQTGYYADYYQHTRTNTGGPRITVPAAALLGHPVSKSKVVSSGDGGGAGEPRLNNYDYRHGGGAGDRFYRGGFNPFDTSASAPPRARGRGLVGGILKNNINPTAPGQREYGRDRGSVRSYQQQQQQQHPLIYDPKQYEQCCYNNVGANSNSNSNSGPPYHHRAPPVPPPPAGVKNTNSAERNYNVNYSLNFTKNQYNILISPPLHPDLRPRIAVPPEYDDDHQQQQQQQHHHHGAPDVKRTTGSHYQRERPAVVKHQQQQQQQQQHRDQPVSAQEEQQDIKQHEKQPHQHQPGLILSEKQLLAQQEAYASTGKMQREEIIIEHSQLMGGDGGPGAIIHPAGGQHPGAGGIGGQHGSDRRTGSKGLGAFGVIGQSHHFTQIIAALAVSLGPLAAGLGKGYSSPAIDSLQDLRGNFTHFSVNDQQVSWIASLSLLGALFGGMFGGLAMQFGRKRVLTLMSLPFSISWILTMFAKSVETMFVTAFVGGFCCAIVSSVAQVYVSEIASPDIRGFLSAIQKIAGHFGMLISYLVGAYLDWRQLAMLIAMAPIMLFISVIYIPETPSFLVLRGCDEEAHRSLQWLRGPHKNVELELDTIRSNVRTSRMNLLNRMTPSSVATSSNGVTNGMPNGDTAQQLPFAEQRGRRGLRDYLELVSFEALVVNVKSVLRNVRLVKPILITCGLMIFQRFTGASSFNFYAVTIFRKTFAGMNPHGAAIAVGFVQLLASMLSGLLIDTVGRIPLLIVSSIFMSLALAGFGSCVYYGETSKMLLAAGNGALADVAVANGQNDWIPLLCVLVFTVAFALGISPISWLLVGELFPLEYRAIGSSIATSFSYFCAFLSVKTFVDFQSFLGLHGTFWLYACISCVGLFFVVMVVPETKGRDLEEMDPRYVRTLTINR